The Chryseobacterium oranimense genome contains the following window.
TGCAGCCAGAATCTGGTTCCTCTCGATAAGGATATTGAGCATCTCCGGAATCTGGTGGAAGTGGAAAAATTAAGATGGGGGAATGAGCTGGAAGTAAGTGCAGAATGGAGTATCGAAAATAAGAAATCATTCATAGCTCCTCTCCTGCTGGTTCCGTTCATAGAAAATGCATTTAAATATGTATGCCGGCTTCCAGGACATAAAGGATATGTGAAAATTTTCTGCATGGAAAAAAACGGTTTCTTATTATTTAATGTTGAAAACTGCTACTCAAATATCGCTGGCTATCCAAAAAAGGAAGGCTCCGGCGGAATCGGTCTTCAAAATGTACAAAAGCGGTTAAAACTTCAGTATCCGGATGCTCATGAGCTTAACATTGAGTCCGGTAATGAGGTATATAAAGTAAGTTTAACGTTGCAATTATCTGATAATAATGAGTCATAATATTCCTAAAATGAAATGCCTGATCATCGATGATGAGCCACTGGCAAGATTCCACCTTAAAGAGCTGGCAGATCAGATCGATTTTTTAACTGTGGAAGGAACCTGCGCCAGCGCTCTGGAAGC
Protein-coding sequences here:
- a CDS encoding sensor histidine kinase, whose amino-acid sequence is MKTFLIQATGVILLLSFIYSLIFTYIELNSKNQLPADFVDHLPFLWKGFYLALPASFLINGSACGIKFYQEHGRIERDHILLQQAHLENQLKLLQDQINPHVVFNILNHIHILMRTDTKLADYLLLKFSDILRYQLYHCSQNLVPLDKDIEHLRNLVEVEKLRWGNELEVSAEWSIENKKSFIAPLLLVPFIENAFKYVCRLPGHKGYVKIFCMEKNGFLLFNVENCYSNIAGYPKKEGSGGIGLQNVQKRLKLQYPDAHELNIESGNEVYKVSLTLQLSDNNES